The genomic segment CGCATCCAGGAACGCATCCTCCCAGAACTGCATCTGGTCCCAGATGCCGGACCGCTCCTTACCCAGCAACCCCTCGAACAGGTAGACGCGCGGTGCatccggtgacggtgaaccGGACGACGGTATCAGGCTCCCGCCGGTATACCGGAAACCGGCACTCAGCGACGATTTGCCGGAGAAAATACCACCGGCCATCTTTTTGGCATCCTTCAGGGTGGAACTTTTTGGGAACTGCAAAAGAATCGGGCAGCGTAATGGATGGTCAATAGCTTTCCGGGACCCCTGATGAGACTGCTAGGGGATGGGGGACACCGGATGGACACAGATTTTTAGAGGTGTTTGGGAAGCGATGGCAAATAAAGGGAgtcccaaagaaaaaaaaaaaaaaaaacgattccaaaAACTCCATTCTACTACAGCACGAAtaagaaaaaacggaaaaaagaacaacaaccacacaacCACAATCATATGCAAAGAAGCGCATTCTGCAAGCGGCTACTGACCACCATcgttcaaaaaaaaaaaaacaacttcgaaaacgaaaaaggacacACACTTACCTTCTCGTACTCCGTGTCCGACACGGTCGAGCGGCAGGATACGGAGGCGACCAGAAAGTCGGTGccggactgctgctggtggggcAGCACGTCACTGGCGACCGATAGGGTGCCGGATCCGGCGGAGTCCGGCAACGCAACGCTACCCTGCGAGAGTGTGCGAGAGGAGGCAGATCAGACAGACAGGCGTTCACAACGGTGTAACAGCAGCGGGCGGGGATGTGGGTGAAAAAAGGGGGCAAACAATGGAAAAGgtgcgcttttgtttttttcttcttttgtgcCGGGTGGGTACGAATCAAACGACTTTCAAATAGTcttcaaatattcttgaaaacatGCACTTTAATGTGACATTCACTTGGAAAACTAAAGTTGAAAGGGTTCTTCATAAAAACTCTTTCAAAATGAGCCAATTTTTTGAACAGCACTTAAgcagagccccccccccccctaaagcTATTTgggatgagggggggggggggatattgtgtaaaagtcttggctcaatcgaagcaaagctgacaaagatattgagtTTTGAAATGTGGCAACGCCTCATGCATTTGCAGACACGCCTTtctaaattggatgccatggatgaagtattGCACgcatcttccccaaaataataccaaatattcttcaacagttgtagtttattatggcatttacagaaATATATATgggttgatacttttcttgtaacaaatcgccaaaaatgagccgttttttgGTACAAACCAAAAGActcaaagcgacgaacccggtttgacaaatgCGTCACCGTTTTCAACGCGTTcccccatcgtaccgtaaaaaccaCTTAACCaatcggtttgaaattttgtacacataatctgcacactctttgCTAAGTattcccgtcgagattttatgaaaattgtcgatactttttttgaaacaaatctttaaaaatcgtgtttttgaaaaaaccgcaaaaagcatcacttttgcaacttcaaaaatctgccaaaaatcgaacacTTAGAGCACGTAGAACAAGGACTTGGCGAGACTACCTaggtaaacttataatctatcaaatgaatatAGATTTGCATagttctgatgacccatcacgacGCTACGATAGACAACGTGAAATGTATCTTTttgaagacacgactgcctaaatttaatgccatggatgaagttttcattaAACGTTCTCCAAactagaaccaaatattcttcaaaagttgtagtttaatatgcctttcatttgaaaaaataaaactgaactgttacgtcacaaaaaaaacttcaaaaataaCCCAAAAGTTCAATTATAAACTGCAACAATTTGGTACAgatgttggtgtgtttttgttttagcgAAAAATAATATGCACagacatacacatacacagagcCACACCATCTACTAGTAGCGTTGGGAACAGACAGACAAAGACAGACTGGACCACCCGAACTGGATCGCAAGATTAAGAAGCACCAACGACTTCCCGACACGATGCACCAGAAAACGAGCCTTACTCTTTGGAGCACCTCACTTCCAGGCCAGAAGGATGCACACAAATCtttcacacgcacacacacagacagaaaaaacacatacacacagacagacaaggAAGTAGATGTAGAAGAGGaggtggttggtttgtggaaaacaaaaaaacaaacggtatGACTTTAGGGACCGCGGCTTACCTCTGAGTCAAAGGAGGTGAGCTTGTTGAACAGCATCGTGCGCTTCATCGAGAGCATATCCTTGAAcatctcggtggtggtttggttctCGTGCTCACTGGGCGCCCCCCCATGGTCGGTCATCgtgacgttggtggtggtggtggtggagcttttGCGCGACGACCCGGCACCGCCCAGCCCCGTCCACTCGGACAGTTCGGACGGGCTCTGCGGTGACCGCAGGTTCTCCCGGCTGCCCATCGGGCTAACACTCTGGAATCCGCGAGCAGAGGCCACGGGGCAACATTAAGGGGGTGGtgcaaaccgaaaaacaaaaccacggggggggggacacgCCGAGGACACCTACCTGGCTCGACAGCAGACTGGCGGGCATGTCCGTACCGACGCCTTCGGTGAGCTCCTTGCTCCAGAAATGGGTGTGGGCGACCTCCATCATCTGGAAGACCGAGGCCATACCACCGAGCCCAAAGTTGCTGACCGTGTGCTCCAGCCCGTGCGTGATGGCGAGCAAACACTTGAGCGTACCCTTGTAAACTGCCTTCGATACGCactagtgagagagagagagagatggagagagagagagagagagagagagagagatggagagcgcGCGATCGTTAACGGGAAGGCATCACTGTGTGGGGCGCCATCTTACCACATCGTCGATGTGATCATCCGGACCGATCTTCCGCTCGAGCGTACGGTTCAGCTTGccgagcaccagcatccggTACGATTCGTCCTCCATCAGCTTCTTGAGCCGGTTCAGCTTCAGCCAACCGACACCCTCGCCGGCCAGCACCTGGTTCACCAGGTCCTTCAGGAAGGTTTGGTTCTCCGAGTTGTTTGTCGAACGCTCCGCGTTCTGGATCCGCTGGATCTCCTCCTTGGTCTGCTTCGGGCCCGAGTGCTTGATCAGTGGGTTCCGCTCGACCAGACCCTTGCGCCCGGGGAACGGATCGAACGAGAGTTTCTCCTTCAGCTTGGcatgcggttgctgttgcgtctggtggtgatgctgctgctgttgctgctgctgctgcagctgctgttgctgctggtgctgacgtTGCTtgttaccaccaccaaacaggtCGGAAAACATGGACGAGGTTGATTGGGCGATTCCATTGAAGTCACTCGTGATCGACGAAAACAGtgactggttggtggtggcgactgTGCTGGCGGTCGGTGAGCTGGCGGATGGGCCACCGGAGCCGGGTGTGGAACCGGGTTGCTGCAGTAGACCCTTCTTAGCGGCGGCCTCCTTCGCCGACTTGGTCAGATCACcgatcgtcgatttgccgacgTACGTTAGGTCTTCGATTGTGTTTTTGCTTACGCCGGCCGCCTGTTTGGATGCTTCCAGTGCCTGTTTCGAGGCTTCCTCGGCCGCCTTCTTCGCCTGCAGAGTGAGCTGTGCACCGAAAGGGAAAgaacgaatgaaaacaaaaaaaaacccgcaatTAGCATAGTGCACAGTGGCGGCCagatacacagagagagagaccgcaGAAAAGGGCTAGGGAGGGGAAATGCGGCCAAGCCTGCAAACACACCTGCTCGAGGGGAGCTAATAGCTTGAGATCCTCCTCTAGCTCCTTGCCCACCGCTTTCAACTTCACGGTGTCCGCCGGAGCACAACAccgagcacaacacaacaatcaACAAGTTACAGGGTGGAGTGCAACATGAAGAACAGAATCCGGCAAGAAGGAagcagaaaacagaaacggGGACATAcatggaaagaaagagagagagagagaaagagagagagagaaaagagaaatagagatagaaacagatagagagagagagagagagaaagtggaaATCATAGATAGATTGACACTTAGAACTGCTTagaggggggcttcggtaatttcttacccgaacaacaaggatcatttttgacgaatttttgtgacgcaaccattcaattttattttttcaagtgaatggcatgttaaactacaacttttcaagaatatttgattctattttggggaagatttaataaaaactccatccatggcatcaaatttaggcagtcgtgtgtcttcgaaaagatactttttgtttgttttggtgcccaccgtagctgcgtgatgagttatcagaaacatacaaatcgatactcatttgaaagattataagtttatctagataatcccgtcgagtttttgtttaaattcttatttttcgatttttggcagatttttgaagttgcaaAAGTGATACttgtttgtcattttgcctagaaacacgatttttaaagatttgtttaagaaaaagtattaacaagtttcataaaatctcgacgggaatacctagcaaagagtgtacagattatgtgtacaAAATTTCAAGTCGATTGGCCACGTACTTTTTGTGCTACTGGGTGGTCCGCGACTTTGagcacggtgacggcgatttgtcaaaccgggttcgcccgttgaagtcttttgattcctaCCAAAAACAGCgcatgtttgatgatttgtttctaAAAAACCTATCAACCTATAtatatttttgtaaatgccataataaactacaacttttgaagaatatttggtacaaTTTCGGGGAAGATTTCTGCAacacttcatccatggcatcaaatttagaaatgcGTGTCTGCAAATGCATGAGGCGCGCAACTGTTCAAAactcaatatctttgtcagttttgcttcgattgagccaaaacttttacacaatattcttgaaagaataagcattgagggaaaaatgtaaattaaataccgaagccccccccccccccccccccccttcacagATATTAGAGAAACAGCCACATAAAAATGGAGCACCGCCGAGTActcgaaccccccccccccccccccctccccaaaataCCTTATCCATCTGTGCCAGCAGCCCATCCTGGCTACTCTGCCGGGTCGTCTCCCGGACCAGCTCCTTCGCCTGCGACGTCAGCACCTCAAACAGTGAACCCTGCGAGCTCTGACGCTGCGAACCGGCCGACCCAAGGGACGGCGGATGGCTGATCGACCCCGACCCGGTCGACCCGGAGCTGGAGGTGCGGGCGAGCAGATTAGCCCCACTCTGCTGGCGGCCAAAGTTGGGCGAAACCGGTGGCACTATCTTCGCCAGTTTGGCGGGCCGCTGCTTCCCGCCGGCCGCCACTTCGGCCGTGGCCGTATCGAGCGAACCGGCACTATCCTTCGAGACGATCGTCTTCGGTGTTGTGGTCGAGTTGGAGTCGGATTCGTTTTCGAAGCTGCTcctctgttgctggtgctgctggtgctgcggctggggatgttgttgttgttgttgcagctgcggattctgttgctgttgctgctgttgctgttgctgatccgGCCGCACAATCAAGTGCACCTCGTTGCGTGTTTTGGGATTAAACTCAAACTCCGAATCGCGGTTAAAGCTGGGCGAGCTAAGATCGGACCGGCTGGACGAGCTAGACTCGGCcgaatcgtcatcatcgtcatcgtcgtcgtcgtcgtcgtcgtcgccgtgtcGGCCCGTAACGCTGCACGTACCATCGGTGCCAGCACCGgacactccaccaccaccaccaccaccagcaccaccagcacggccCTGTTCTCGCCGTTCATCGTGCGCACCGTACCTGGCCCCGGGTGGCTGCATGCCCTCgggaaagcgaagcgaactgGGCGGCCGGTAGACGAGCCGTGGATCCAGATTCGAGGAAAGCTGCTTCGGGGccacgtgatggtggtgctgggtagCGTACACCTCGTGCAGGCTCGGCGACAGATCGGACGACACAATCTCGGACACAAAGTCGCTGAGCGACGAATAGGACGAGCTGGTACTGTCCGCACCGTCCGAGTCCGAGCCACTCTCGTCCGTCGGTTGGCTCTCGAGCCGGAGCATACGCTTCAGGGCCACGTTCAGGGTGCTCGCCTCATCCCACACCTGGAACCGGATCGGGGTGAGGGTGTGGGCGTACCACTTCGGTTTATCGCCGACCTGCACCGGATCCAGGACGCCCGTTTGCACGCGCAGAAACGCCACGTTCGAGGGTGTCAGTGACCACTCGGCCAACCACTCGACCGCCTGCGTCCGGGCGAACCGATTCAGGAAGGCGGTGGTACGCGGCCGGGACCGCAGGAAGCTGTTGATCTGgaaggccaccaccggccggggATAGAGGCGCAGGATGCGCGTATGCTCGGTAAAGTTGGCCAGCGTGTTCTGCGAGTTGAAGAAGCGCACCATCGCGACCCGGGTCGCCACGTCCACCGAGTCAACGTCGGCACCGAAGATGAGCGGATTCCcggccggtcccggtcccggtcccagGCCAACCGGGCTCGGTTGCTGCGAGGCAacgttggtgctgctaccggcggtggtggcgccggcGGCCGACGAGTGACCGGGCGGAGGTTGCAGGACTAACCCGGTACCGGTCCCGCCAGAATCCTTCCCGTTGTTGCCACCATGCGGCTTGCCGTGCgctagcgacgacgacgacaactgtGTCGCTGTGTGGCCAGCGCTCATCGAGCTCAGTGCCTAAATGGACGAAgaggcgaaaaaaaataataaactccacaaaaaagggttcgTCCGGGTGCGCGTCCGGGCTTACCTGTTTGAGGTGGTTCTTCAGGATGCCtccctccggttccggtagcaTCGGTATTGTCTCCATATCGCCCGACGCGGGCGTCAGCTTGTTCGAATCGAGATCGACCAGCCAGATGTCGTCCGGGAGtctgttggaaaaaaaaaaacgggtgaaAGGACGGCCGTTAATAGCATAGAAACATTTTTCTATGAATGcttatcctttcaagaatattgtgttaAAGTTTTAgattaatcgaagcaaagctgacaaagatattgatttttgaaatgtCGCGCGCCTCATGCATTTGCAGACACGCATTTCTAAATCTGATGTCATGGATGAAGTATTGCacaaatcttcctcaaaattgtaccaaatattcttcgaaagttgtagtttatgatGGCATTTACAGAAATATAATTaggttgatacttttcttgtaacaaatcgccaaaaatgagccgttttcCGGTGcgcatcaaaagacttcaacgaccGGGTCCGTTGACAAATCTGCCACCGTTTGCCAAAGCGTacgcccatcgtaccgtaaaaactactggaccgattgatttgaaactttgtacacacaatctgtacactctttgccaggtagcgccgtcgagattttatgaaaattgttaacgcttcttttttaaacaaatcgccaaaaatcgtggttttaagcaaaatcccaaaaagcatcactttttcaacttcaaaaatctgcttagattactgctactgctgagaCTGCTTAGAAAacttagaatatcaacaaaatctcaacgtggctatctagataaacttataatctttcaaatgagtatcgatttgtaattttctgatgactcatcacgcagctaagatgggcaccgggaaaagtatcttttcgaaggcACGACTTcttaaatgtgatgccatggatggagttttcaattaatcttccccaaaataaagttaaatattcttcaaaagtagtagtttaatatgccattcacttgagaaaataaagttgaatggttgcgccacgaaaaatcgtcaaaaatgatccgtTTTTTGGCCAGCAATGAAatccgaagccccccttaacaTGTTACCAGCTTATTGAAAGGATTGAAAGGAGCACGCGTTCAAGCACCTAGTATTGAAATGTAATTGACGAATTATCCGATTATGCCATCAGCAAGGCCTTTAGTTGTTAATCGATGGTTTTCCACCAAGAAGTTATTGATTTGTTGAGCGTGATCCTTGTCAATTGTCGTTGAGTGGTCACCGAGGACGTTCTTTGTCTTCAACAACGTGTTCCCGGCCATCGTGGAAGCCTTTCTACCACTCAttgacatttttatttaacttgcCGTTGCCACCAAATGCTCTCTGCATCATGTTTTACCTATCCGCACaacaaattttatgcaaattctatGCTCAATCAATTTCGAAATagcaaaaaacgaagaacTCGCGTTTAGTATCTTACAAataaaatcatatctcaaaacCTAATCATTATTGCGTCGTAAAACATGATTCGAGTACCCATTCATGTTACTGCCGTGACACAGTTTAACtatcacaaataaaaaaaaaacaaaaaaaggtacTTACCGGAAGTTGCGCTTGTAGAGAAGAAAGGTGGCGGGCAGCCCGATGATGTACGGGGTCGgggcgagcagcagctgctcggcACTGCCCATGCACGTCGGCAGCAGCGGTATCACCGGGAACATGTACTCCAGCGGGTAGATGAGATGGACGAACGCCATCACCGACATCGAGAGGGCATTGTAGTCGCGCGACTGTATGATCACCTTGTGCTCGAGCAGTATCAACGTCAGCACCTTCAGGCACGTCTCCACCCCGAGCAGCTCGAGCGGCAGATGCAGCGGAAAGTCCACCAGCGTGAAGCGCGTATGGTCGGGCAGGGCAAACACCAGTGGTTGGTAGAGTGGCGCCGACAGCACATCCAGCTAGAGAAGCAAAGGTGTTGTGGGTGTGCGTGGGTGCCTTtgacaaccccccccccccccccctacacTTACCTCTAGCCGAGTAGAacccggcaccggtaccggtgccgacAGGAGGCGCAAAATCCACGTCTCAATCTCCTGCACATCGTGCAGCACGACGGACGAGGTCGCCTCGGAGGCCTGGTTCGTCAGCACGTTCCACACGCTGTCACCGCGCACCGGCACCCTCGCGCCCGGTCCACCACACGCCCGCTTCGGGCTCGACGACTCGTTGCACGCATCGATCAGCCGCTTGAGGATGAGCAAACACTCGCGGAAGATCGACTGGAACGGATGGTGCGACAGGATGCAGAGCGAGGTGAGCGAATGGTTGCGGCTCCGGGACCGTTTCCGGGAAGCGCGCGGTGACGGCGAATGGCTACCGCCGGACTCCGAGTCCACCGACGGGCccacaccaccgacac from the Anopheles aquasalis chromosome X, idAnoAquaMG_Q_19, whole genome shotgun sequence genome contains:
- the LOC126572899 gene encoding MAP kinase-activating death domain protein isoform X7 is translated as MAEQQQRDALCPRLIDYLAIVGARATHVSRSGNGGTMGPAGSATQSSVQVRKFGRMGPPPPSTGRTHPFAPCQLPELLRRYPPMDHDDFPLPLDMVYFCQPEGCISVGTGRRTGPAIRDTSSFVFALTDKDSGKTRYGICVNFYRPIEKVTATGSAASAASAAAAYRAGGSGVAHGKQPGAANSSLRRESWRKSMEKSSDSAFSSDYRSSNIAPSDSSDRDCPSRRDSDPAHGGAGGAGGAQSGLLGVGGVGPSVDSESGGSHSPSPRASRKRSRSRNHSLTSLCILSHHPFQSIFRECLLILKRLIDACNESSSPKRACGGPGARVPVRGDSVWNVLTNQASEATSSVVLHDVQEIETWILRLLSAPVPVPGSTRLELDVLSAPLYQPLVFALPDHTRFTLVDFPLHLPLELLGVETCLKVLTLILLEHKVIIQSRDYNALSMSVMAFVHLIYPLEYMFPVIPLLPTCMGSAEQLLLAPTPYIIGLPATFLLYKRNFRLPDDIWLVDLDSNKLTPASGDMETIPMLPEPEGGILKNHLKQALSSMSAGHTATQLSSSSLAHGKPHGGNNGKDSGGTGTGLVLQPPPGHSSAAGATTAGSSTNVASQQPSPVGLGPGPGPAGNPLIFGADVDSVDVATRVAMVRFFNSQNTLANFTEHTRILRLYPRPVVAFQINSFLRSRPRTTAFLNRFARTQAVEWLAEWSLTPSNVAFLRVQTGVLDPVQVGDKPKWYAHTLTPIRFQVWDEASTLNVALKRMLRLESQPTDESGSDSDGADSTSSSYSSLSDFVSEIVSSDLSPSLHEVYATQHHHHVAPKQLSSNLDPRLVYRPPSSLRFPEGMQPPGARYGAHDERREQGRAGGAGGGGGGGVSGAGTDGTCSVTGRHGDDDDDDDDDDDDDSAESSSSSRSDLSSPSFNRDSEFEFNPKTRNEVHLIVRPDQQQQQQQQQQNPQLQQQQQHPQPQHQQHQQQRSSFENESDSNSTTTPKTIVSKDSAGSLDTATAEVAAGGKQRPAKLAKIVPPVSPNFGRQQSGANLLARTSSSGSTGSGSISHPPSLGSAGSQRQSSQGSLFEVLTSQAKELVRETTRQSSQDGLLAQMDKLKAVGKELEEDLKLLAPLEQLTLQAKKAAEEASKQALEASKQAAGVSKNTIEDLTYVGKSTIGDLTKSAKEAAAKKGLLQQPGSTPGSGGPSASSPTASTVATTNQSLFSSITSDFNGIAQSTSSMFSDLFGGGNKQRQHQQQQQLQQQQQQQQHHHQTQQQPHAKLKEKLSFDPFPGRKGLVERNPLIKHSGPKQTKEEIQRIQNAERSTNNSENQTFLKDLVNQVLAGEGVGWLKLNRLKKLMEDESYRMLVLGKLNRTLERKIGPDDHIDDVCVSKAVYKGTLKCLLAITHGLEHTVSNFGLGGMASVFQMMEVAHTHFWSKELTEGVGTDMPASLLSSQSVSPMGSRENLRSPQSPSELSEWTGLGGAGSSRKSSTTTTTNVTMTDHGGAPSEHENQTTTEMFKDMLSMKRTMLFNKLTSFDSEFPKSSTLKDAKKMAGGIFSGKSSLSAGFRYTGGSLIPSSGSPSPDAPRVYLFEGLLGKERSGIWDQMQFWEDAFLDAVSQERDMIGMDQGPGEMMERYKALSESERKRLEHDEDRLLSTMLYNLTAILVMLNVNKLEIKKKVRRLLGKSHIGFIYSQEVNLLLDQINNLHGNDIDLKPLGSRLLHRQSFTVHQGVDASGSLRFIEVRDDGLVLRSVNGSITERWWFERLVNMTYSPKTKVLCLWQRNGGQTQLHKYYTRKCKELYNCIKEAMERSGCAGQAELGGEFPVQDMNTGEGGLLQVCLEGVGLLFANSKFFIRLNHILKCFTQKGGVFVLEEYNPKTKQIIQRKYKSSMADQICYAVLCVFSYIAAGQEQNRQSAGASHSTKAMLQPGTGGAQQQPATTGGHHQSPKGQHHQTHHLPQQSSTKLKTVVGKPISPKQQPTAAAATTTTTTTTVAVPKQQQPQQQQVEVQSSTTTQEPTHPSQPATDTAPAKVKPPTVPARPRSITSSPSMPSSSSPPATKAPILPANRGPPPAIPPRTSLSQRSDSISSVTSVPLVAPSQQQQQQQLHRQYSAIEPSSSSSSTMRSATVKDGPQQPFRWPQSKHHGAGDGGK
- the LOC126572899 gene encoding MAP kinase-activating death domain protein isoform X3; the protein is MAEQQQRDALCPRLIDYLAIVGARATHVSRSGNGGTMGPAGSATQSSVQVRKFGRMGPPPPSTGRTHPFAPCQLPELLRRYPPMDHDDFPLPLDMVYFCQPEGCISVGTGRRTGPAIRDTSSFVFALTDKDSGKTRYGICVNFYRPIEKVTATGSAASAASAAAAYRAGGSGVAHGKQPGAANSSLRRESWRKSMEKSSDSAFSSDYRSSNIAPSDSSDRDCPSRRDSDPAHGGAGGAGGAQSGLLGVGGVGPSVDSESGGSHSPSPRASRKRSRSRNHSLTSLCILSHHPFQSIFRECLLILKRLIDACNESSSPKRACGGPGARVPVRGDSVWNVLTNQASEATSSVVLHDVQEIETWILRLLSAPVPVPGSTRLELDVLSAPLYQPLVFALPDHTRFTLVDFPLHLPLELLGVETCLKVLTLILLEHKVIIQSRDYNALSMSVMAFVHLIYPLEYMFPVIPLLPTCMGSAEQLLLAPTPYIIGLPATFLLYKRNFRLPDDIWLVDLDSNKLTPASGDMETIPMLPEPEGGILKNHLKQALSSMSAGHTATQLSSSSLAHGKPHGGNNGKDSGGTGTGLVLQPPPGHSSAAGATTAGSSTNVASQQPSPVGLGPGPGPAGNPLIFGADVDSVDVATRVAMVRFFNSQNTLANFTEHTRILRLYPRPVVAFQINSFLRSRPRTTAFLNRFARTQAVEWLAEWSLTPSNVAFLRVQTGVLDPVQVGDKPKWYAHTLTPIRFQVWDEASTLNVALKRMLRLESQPTDESGSDSDGADSTSSSYSSLSDFVSEIVSSDLSPSLHEVYATQHHHHVAPKQLSSNLDPRLVYRPPSSLRFPEGMQPPGARYGAHDERREQGRAGGAGGGGGGGVSGAGTDGTCSVTGRHGDDDDDDDDDDDDDSAESSSSSRSDLSSPSFNRDSEFEFNPKTRNEVHLIVRPDQQQQQQQQQQNPQLQQQQQHPQPQHQQHQQQRSSFENESDSNSTTTPKTIVSKDSAGSLDTATAEVAAGGKQRPAKLAKIVPPVSPNFGRQQSGANLLARTSSSGSTGSGSISHPPSLGSAGSQRQSSQGSLFEVLTSQAKELVRETTRQSSQDGLLAQMDKLTLQAKKAAEEASKQALEASKQAAGVSKNTIEDLTYVGKSTIGDLTKSAKEAAAKKGLLQQPGSTPGSGGPSASSPTASTVATTNQSLFSSITSDFNGIAQSTSSMFSDLFGGGNKQRQHQQQQQLQQQQQQQQHHHQTQQQPHAKLKEKLSFDPFPGRKGLVERNPLIKHSGPKQTKEEIQRIQNAERSTNNSENQTFLKDLVNQVLAGEGVGWLKLNRLKKLMEDESYRMLVLGKLNRTLERKIGPDDHIDDVCVSKAVYKGTLKCLLAITHGLEHTVSNFGLGGMASVFQMMEVAHTHFWSKELTEGVGTDMPASLLSSQSVSPMGSRENLRSPQSPSELSEWTGLGGAGSSRKSSTTTTTNVTMTDHGGAPSEHENQTTTEMFKDMLSMKRTMLFNKLTSFDSEGSVALPDSAGSGTLSVASDVLPHQQQSGTDFLVASVSCRSTVSDTEYEKFPKSSTLKDAKKMAGGIFSGKSSLSAGFRYTGGSLIPSSGSPSPDAPRVYLFEGLLGKERSGIWDQMQFWEDAFLDAVSQERDMIGMDQGPGEMMERYKALSESERKRLEHDEDRLLSTMLYNLTAILVMLNVNKLEIKKKVRRLLGKSHIGFIYSQEVNLLLDQINNLQHGNDIDLKPLGSRLLHRQSFTVHQGVDASGSLRFIEVRDDGLVLRSVNGSITERWWFERLVNMTYSPKTKVLCLWQRNGGQTQLHKYYTRKCKELYNCIKEAMERSGCAGQAELGGEFPVQDMNTGEGGLLQVCLEGVGLLFANSKFFIRLNHILKCFTQKGGVFVLEEYNPKTKQIIQRKYKSSMADQICYAVLCVFSYIAAGQEQNRQSAGASHSTKAMLQPGTGGAQQQPATTGGHHQSPKGQHHQTHHLPQQSSTKLKTVVGKPISPKQQPTAAAATTTTTTTTVAVPKQQQPQQQQVEVQSSTTTQEPTHPSQPATDTAPAKVKPPTVPARPRSITSSPSMPSSSSPPATKAPILPANRGPPPAIPPRTSLSQRSDSISSVTSVPLVAPSQQQQQQQLHRQYSAIEPSSSSSSTMRSATVKDGPQQPFRWPQSKHHGAGDGGK